In Burkholderiales bacterium, the following proteins share a genomic window:
- a CDS encoding ABC transporter ATP-binding protein, with protein sequence MSASAAPAGGAVAEGAPLLAVRGLAVAYGGIEAVRGIDLFVRAGELVTLIGANGAGKTTTLKALSGLLKPRAGTVTYDGRDVTGLAAHRLVQLGLALVPEGRGVFARLTIAENLAMGAYTRRDRALANDFDRAYTLFPRLAERRTQLAGTLSGGEQQMLAIARALMSRPKLLLLDEPSMGLAPIMVQKIFETIRTIAAEGVTLLLVEQNAKLALEACSRGYVMETGAIALEDDARALLVNPQVRKAYLGE encoded by the coding sequence GTGAGCGCGAGCGCTGCACCTGCCGGAGGCGCGGTTGCCGAGGGCGCGCCGCTCCTCGCGGTTCGAGGGCTCGCCGTCGCCTACGGCGGCATCGAGGCGGTGCGCGGCATCGACCTCTTCGTGCGCGCCGGCGAGCTCGTCACGCTGATCGGCGCGAACGGCGCCGGCAAGACCACCACGCTCAAGGCGCTGTCGGGCCTGCTCAAGCCGCGCGCCGGCACGGTGACCTACGACGGCCGCGACGTCACCGGCCTGGCCGCGCACCGGCTCGTGCAGCTCGGTCTCGCGCTGGTGCCCGAAGGCCGCGGCGTGTTCGCGCGGCTCACGATCGCGGAGAACCTCGCGATGGGCGCCTACACTCGCCGCGACAGGGCGCTCGCCAACGATTTCGATCGCGCATACACTCTTTTTCCGAGGCTCGCCGAAAGACGAACCCAGCTCGCCGGCACGCTCTCGGGCGGAGAGCAGCAGATGCTCGCGATCGCGCGCGCGCTGATGAGCCGACCGAAGCTGCTGCTCCTCGACGAGCCGTCGATGGGGCTCGCGCCGATCATGGTGCAGAAGATATTCGAGACGATACGCACGATAGCCGCCGAAGGCGTGACCCTGCTGCTCGTCGAGCAGAACGCCAAGCTCGCGCTCGAAGCGTGCAGCCGCGGCTACGTGATGGAGACCGGCGCGATCGCGCTCGAAGACGACGCGCGCGCGCTCCTCGTCAACCCGCAGGTGAGGAAAGCCTATCTCGGTGAGTAA
- a CDS encoding ABC transporter ATP-binding protein, whose translation MSHADSALLELSGVGKRFGGLTALADVSLQIRAGDIFGLIGPNGAGKTTLFNVVTGVYAPDSGRIVFDGAAVGGLKPHSIAHAGIARTFQNIRLFGNMTALENVMVGRHLRTRAGVIGAVFRGARTRAEEAAIERRAHELLDYCGVARHANELSRNLPYGDQRRLEIARALATEPRLLALDEPAAGMNATERATLTGLLNRIRADGTTLFLIEHDVKLVMGLCDRVAVLDYGKRIAEGPPAEVQRDPAVIEAYLGGALA comes from the coding sequence ATGTCGCACGCTGACTCGGCCCTGCTCGAGCTGTCCGGCGTCGGCAAGCGCTTCGGCGGCCTGACCGCCCTCGCCGACGTCTCGCTGCAGATTCGCGCGGGGGACATCTTCGGGCTCATCGGCCCCAATGGCGCGGGCAAGACCACGCTCTTCAACGTCGTCACCGGCGTGTACGCGCCGGACAGCGGCCGCATCGTGTTCGACGGCGCCGCCGTCGGCGGGCTCAAGCCGCACTCGATCGCCCACGCGGGTATCGCGCGCACGTTCCAGAACATCCGCCTCTTCGGCAACATGACCGCGCTGGAGAACGTCATGGTCGGCCGCCATCTGCGCACGCGCGCGGGAGTCATCGGCGCAGTGTTCCGCGGCGCGCGCACGCGCGCGGAGGAAGCGGCGATCGAGCGGCGCGCGCACGAGCTGCTCGACTACTGCGGCGTCGCGCGCCACGCCAACGAGCTCTCGCGCAACCTGCCCTACGGCGATCAGCGCCGGCTCGAGATCGCGCGCGCGCTCGCGACCGAGCCGCGGCTGCTCGCGCTCGACGAGCCCGCGGCCGGCATGAACGCGACCGAGCGCGCGACGCTCACCGGCCTTCTCAACCGCATACGCGCCGACGGGACGACGCTGTTCCTCATCGAGCACGATGTGAAGCTCGTGATGGGTCTGTGCGACCGGGTCGCGGTGCTCGACTACGGCAAACGCATCGCCGAAGGACCCCCGGCCGAAGTGCAGCGCGATCCCGCGGTGATCGAAGCCTATCTCGGCGGAGCGCTCGCGTGA
- a CDS encoding ABC transporter ATP-binding protein, with product MYFAIAAVLVALPFAVDAALGRTWVRIIDVALLFAMLALGLNIVVGYAGLLDLGYIAFFAVGAYAYALLASPQFGLHWPFFAILPLSALIAAFFGVILGAPTLRLRGDYLAIVTLGFGEIIRIFLNNLNRPYNVTNGPQGITLIDPLQVGGASLAKTHTIAGLTIAPVHSYYFVFLTCALISMFMSRRLEDSRIGRAWVAIREDELAAAAMGINTRDVKLLAFAMGATFGGVAGALFASFQGFISPESFTLLDSIMVLCMVVLGGMGNVAGVVLGAVLLTALPEALRYAGPLQQSWLGAVYIDPSDLRMLLFGAALVLMMLFRPAGLWPSSIRRRELAAPREPGGAEGADVAR from the coding sequence CTGTATTTCGCGATCGCGGCGGTGCTGGTGGCGCTGCCGTTCGCGGTCGACGCGGCGCTGGGGCGCACGTGGGTGCGCATCATCGACGTGGCGCTCCTCTTCGCGATGCTCGCGCTGGGGCTCAACATCGTCGTCGGCTACGCTGGCCTGCTCGACCTCGGCTACATCGCGTTCTTCGCGGTCGGCGCTTACGCCTACGCGCTGCTCGCCTCGCCCCAGTTCGGCCTGCACTGGCCGTTCTTCGCGATCCTGCCCCTCAGCGCGCTGATCGCGGCGTTCTTCGGCGTGATCCTCGGCGCGCCCACGCTGCGGCTGCGCGGAGACTACCTCGCGATCGTCACGCTCGGCTTCGGCGAGATCATCCGCATCTTCCTCAACAATCTCAACCGTCCCTACAACGTAACGAACGGGCCGCAGGGCATCACGCTGATCGATCCGCTGCAGGTGGGCGGCGCGAGCCTCGCCAAGACGCACACGATCGCGGGCCTCACGATCGCGCCCGTGCACAGCTATTACTTCGTCTTCCTGACATGCGCGCTGATCTCGATGTTCATGTCGCGGCGGCTCGAGGATTCGCGCATCGGCCGCGCCTGGGTTGCGATACGCGAGGACGAGCTCGCCGCCGCGGCGATGGGCATCAATACGCGCGACGTGAAGCTCCTCGCGTTCGCGATGGGCGCGACCTTCGGCGGCGTCGCCGGTGCGCTGTTCGCGTCGTTCCAGGGCTTCATCAGTCCCGAAAGCTTCACGCTGCTCGATTCGATCATGGTGCTGTGCATGGTCGTGCTGGGCGGCATGGGCAACGTCGCGGGCGTCGTGCTCGGCGCGGTGCTGCTCACCGCGCTGCCCGAAGCGCTGCGCTACGCGGGGCCGCTCCAGCAATCGTGGCTGGGCGCGGTCTACATCGATCCGTCGGACCTGCGCATGCTGCTCTTCGGCGCGGCGCTGGTGCTCATGATGCTGTTCAGGCCGGCGGGTCTGTGGCCTTCGTCGATCCGGCGCCGCGAGCTCGCGGCGCCGCGCGAGCCCGGCGGGGCGGAAGGCGCCGATGTCGCACGCTGA
- a CDS encoding branched-chain amino acid ABC transporter permease, producing MDIFLQQIINGLVLGSIYALVALGYTMVYGILGLINFAHGDIVMVGALVALTVVSALGGSGLPPAVVLLAAMGAAMIVCIALGVTIERVAYRPLRRAPRLAPLITAIGVSILVQYSAALVWGKQYISLPTLITPSEVAVAGAVFTDIQGYIFLLACGIMAALLLFIKKSRIGRAMRATEQNPDIAGLMGVDTNRIIAFTFLVGSAIGAIAGVMVVLYYGLGHYFMGFMLGLKAFTAAVLGGIGNVAGAMLGGLLLGIIESLASGYIGDLTGGVLGSNYRDIFAFLVLIGVLVLRPAGLMGQQVSERA from the coding sequence ATGGACATCTTCCTCCAGCAGATCATCAACGGCCTCGTGCTCGGCAGCATCTACGCGCTCGTCGCGCTGGGCTATACGATGGTCTACGGCATCCTCGGGCTCATCAACTTCGCGCACGGCGACATCGTGATGGTCGGCGCGCTGGTCGCGCTCACCGTGGTCAGCGCGCTCGGCGGCAGCGGGCTGCCGCCGGCGGTCGTGCTGCTCGCGGCCATGGGCGCCGCGATGATCGTCTGCATCGCCCTCGGGGTGACGATCGAGCGCGTCGCCTATCGCCCATTGCGGCGCGCGCCGCGGCTGGCGCCGCTCATCACCGCGATCGGCGTGTCGATCCTCGTCCAGTACAGCGCCGCGCTGGTGTGGGGCAAGCAGTACATCTCGCTTCCCACGCTGATCACTCCGAGCGAAGTGGCCGTCGCCGGCGCGGTGTTCACCGACATCCAGGGCTACATCTTCCTGCTCGCGTGCGGCATCATGGCGGCCCTCCTGTTGTTCATCAAGAAGAGCCGCATCGGACGCGCGATGCGCGCGACCGAGCAGAATCCCGACATCGCGGGTCTGATGGGCGTCGACACCAACCGCATCATCGCCTTCACCTTCCTGGTGGGCTCGGCGATCGGCGCGATCGCCGGCGTGATGGTCGTGCTGTACTACGGGCTCGGGCACTACTTCATGGGCTTCATGCTCGGATTGAAAGCGTTCACCGCGGCGGTGCTCGGCGGCATCGGCAACGTCGCCGGTGCGATGCTCGGGGGTCTGCTCCTCGGCATCATCGAGAGCCTCGCGTCGGGCTACATCGGCGACCTCACCGGCGGCGTGCTGGGCAGCAACTACCGCGACATCTTCGCGTTCCTCGTGCTCATCGGCGTGCTGGTGCTGCGGCCGGCGGGGCTGATGGGGCAGCAGGTGTCTGAGAGGGCGTAG
- a CDS encoding branched-chain amino acid ABC transporter substrate-binding protein, translating to MKRRNVLTVAVAFALAAFIGACGKKEEAPAPKAAEAPRPIEAATVKIGTASPLTGPQAHIGIDIKNGVQLGVDDANAMGVEIGGRKVKFELLAEDDEANPTKAQTVAQKLVDAKVVAVVGHFNSGASIPASKVYSDAGIPQISPGSTNPKYTQQGFKTTFRVVANDDQQGPTLAKYAAEHLKAKTVAIIDDSTAYGQGLADAFERTIKESGAKVVAHEHTTDKDTDFKAILTKIKGVKPDLVMFGGIDPQAGPMVKQMAELGIKAKFIGGDGMQTPNFIKLAGAPAEGVMASVPGLPKEKMPGGEAFLKKFKAKYNADVELFAPMGYDAVMVFVDAMKRANSTDPAKFLPELAKTNYQGVIGPIAFDDKGDLKNGPITIYVVKGGKWEPLETITPGGATATAASAPAPAADSAKK from the coding sequence ATGAAGCGCAGAAACGTTCTTACGGTAGCGGTGGCGTTCGCGCTCGCCGCGTTCATCGGGGCCTGCGGCAAGAAGGAAGAGGCGCCCGCGCCCAAGGCCGCCGAAGCGCCGCGGCCGATCGAGGCCGCCACGGTCAAGATCGGCACCGCGTCTCCCCTGACCGGTCCGCAGGCCCACATCGGCATCGACATCAAGAACGGCGTGCAGCTCGGCGTCGACGACGCGAACGCCATGGGTGTCGAGATCGGCGGGCGCAAGGTGAAGTTCGAGCTCCTGGCGGAGGACGACGAAGCCAACCCGACCAAGGCGCAGACCGTCGCGCAGAAGCTCGTCGACGCCAAGGTCGTCGCGGTGGTCGGCCACTTCAACTCGGGCGCGTCGATTCCGGCCTCCAAGGTCTACTCCGACGCCGGCATCCCGCAGATCTCCCCGGGATCGACCAATCCCAAGTACACCCAGCAGGGCTTCAAGACCACCTTCCGCGTCGTCGCCAACGACGACCAGCAGGGCCCGACCCTCGCGAAGTACGCGGCCGAGCACCTGAAAGCGAAGACCGTCGCGATCATCGACGACAGCACCGCCTATGGCCAGGGACTCGCCGACGCGTTCGAGCGCACGATCAAGGAAAGCGGCGCCAAGGTGGTGGCTCACGAGCACACCACCGACAAGGACACCGACTTCAAGGCGATCCTGACCAAGATCAAGGGGGTCAAGCCCGACCTCGTCATGTTCGGCGGCATCGACCCGCAGGCAGGCCCGATGGTCAAGCAGATGGCCGAGCTCGGCATCAAGGCGAAGTTCATCGGCGGCGACGGCATGCAGACGCCCAACTTCATCAAGCTCGCCGGCGCGCCGGCCGAAGGCGTCATGGCCTCGGTCCCCGGCCTGCCGAAGGAGAAGATGCCCGGCGGCGAGGCGTTCCTGAAGAAGTTCAAGGCGAAGTACAACGCCGACGTCGAGCTCTTCGCACCGATGGGCTACGACGCGGTGATGGTCTTCGTCGACGCGATGAAGCGCGCGAACTCGACCGATCCCGCCAAGTTCCTGCCGGAGCTTGCGAAGACGAACTACCAGGGCGTCATCGGCCCGATCGCGTTCGACGACAAAGGCGACCTCAAGAACGGCCCGATCACGATCTACGTCGTGAAAGGCGGCAAGTGGGAGCCGCTCGAGACGATCACGCCGGGAGGCGCGACCGCCACGGCAGCCAGCGCCCCGGCGCCCGCGGCGGACTCAGCCAAGAAGTGA
- a CDS encoding c-type cytochrome, whose protein sequence is MKRTILGCALAVAAVAAVAALPASANQELAQKSGCMTCHGVDKKVIGPSFKDVAAKYKGKAKAEAELFTKVKQGGKGNWGDIPMPPNAHVKDDDIRTLVKWVLSQK, encoded by the coding sequence ATGAAACGCACCATCCTCGGCTGCGCGCTCGCCGTCGCTGCCGTCGCTGCCGTCGCCGCCCTTCCCGCCTCGGCCAATCAGGAGCTCGCCCAGAAGTCCGGCTGCATGACCTGCCACGGCGTGGACAAGAAAGTGATCGGTCCTTCGTTCAAGGACGTCGCGGCGAAGTACAAAGGCAAAGCCAAGGCCGAAGCCGAGCTCTTCACCAAGGTCAAGCAGGGCGGGAAAGGCAACTGGGGCGACATCCCGATGCCGCCGAACGCACACGTCAAGGACGACGACATCCGCACGCTCGTGAAGTGGGTGCTGTCGCAGAAGTAG
- a CDS encoding thioredoxin domain-containing protein, with translation MRNRLATETSPYLQQHADNPVDWYPWGEEALALSREQDKPILLSIGYSACHWCHVMSHESFEDADTAAEMNRLFVNVKVDREERPDLDQIYQAVHQMLVRRAGGWPLTMFLTPAGTPFFAGTYFPKTARYGMPAFKDLLARVAGAWQTQRNEIERQSAAILDALGRAAATQTAAALDRVPIDAVVGQLGRIFDTVYGGIGDKPKFPHPYELAFCLRRHALDGGTVAGEITKLTATRMAEGGLFDHLGGGFCRYSTDRTWTIPHFEKMLYDNGPLLALYSDAWAVWRDPLFAQTAQHTADWVMREMQSPEGGYYSSLDADSEGEEGRFYVWTREEVQTLLTEDEFAVAAPHYGVDAEPNFEGRHWHLHAVKPLEEVAGSLGLSRERAAEILASARGKLYGAREARVRPGRDDKVLTSWNALMIKGMARAGRVFGRYEWIASARRAADFLRGTLCEGGRLLATYKDGRAHLNAYLDDYAFLVDALLELAQSDFRADDLAWARELADVLIARFEDTANGGFWFTSHDHEKLIQRPKSAHDGATPSGNGVAAHALQRLAHLTGEPRYLEAAQRAIAAFYEDANDAPSAHVSLLTALEESLVPPRIVVVRGDEETALAWHAALAQSYRPDTMVIAIGNDAGTLPATLDHASPASGAAAWICEGAACRAPVHALDDIQQALGAQRAG, from the coding sequence ATGCGTAACCGTCTCGCCACCGAAACCTCACCCTACCTGCAACAGCACGCGGACAACCCGGTCGACTGGTATCCGTGGGGCGAGGAAGCGCTCGCGCTCTCGCGCGAGCAGGACAAGCCGATCCTGCTCTCGATCGGCTACTCGGCGTGCCACTGGTGTCACGTCATGTCGCACGAGTCGTTCGAGGACGCCGATACCGCGGCCGAGATGAACCGGCTGTTCGTGAACGTCAAGGTCGACCGCGAGGAGCGTCCCGACCTCGACCAGATCTACCAGGCGGTGCACCAGATGCTCGTTCGGCGCGCCGGCGGCTGGCCGCTCACGATGTTCCTCACGCCCGCCGGCACGCCGTTTTTCGCCGGCACCTATTTTCCGAAGACGGCGCGCTACGGCATGCCGGCGTTCAAGGATCTGCTCGCGCGCGTCGCTGGCGCGTGGCAGACGCAGCGCAACGAGATCGAGCGGCAGAGCGCGGCAATCCTCGATGCGCTCGGCCGCGCGGCCGCGACGCAAACCGCGGCGGCGCTCGATCGCGTGCCGATCGACGCGGTCGTCGGCCAGCTCGGGCGCATCTTCGACACGGTCTATGGCGGCATCGGCGACAAGCCGAAGTTTCCCCACCCGTACGAGCTCGCGTTCTGCCTGCGGCGGCACGCGCTCGACGGCGGCACGGTCGCGGGCGAGATCACCAAGCTCACGGCGACCCGGATGGCCGAAGGCGGCCTCTTCGATCACCTCGGCGGCGGCTTCTGCCGCTACAGCACCGATCGCACGTGGACGATCCCGCACTTCGAGAAGATGCTCTACGACAACGGCCCGCTGCTCGCGCTCTACAGCGACGCGTGGGCGGTGTGGCGCGATCCGCTGTTCGCGCAGACGGCGCAGCACACCGCCGACTGGGTGATGCGCGAGATGCAGAGCCCCGAAGGCGGCTACTACTCCTCGCTCGACGCGGACTCCGAAGGCGAGGAAGGCAGGTTCTACGTGTGGACGCGCGAAGAGGTGCAGACGCTCCTCACGGAGGACGAATTCGCCGTGGCGGCGCCGCACTACGGTGTGGACGCCGAGCCCAACTTCGAAGGCCGCCACTGGCATCTCCACGCGGTGAAACCGCTCGAGGAAGTCGCGGGCTCGCTCGGGTTGTCGCGCGAGCGTGCCGCGGAAATTCTCGCCTCGGCGCGCGGGAAGCTGTACGGCGCTCGCGAAGCGCGCGTGCGCCCCGGACGCGACGACAAGGTCCTGACGAGCTGGAACGCGCTGATGATCAAGGGCATGGCGCGCGCCGGCCGCGTGTTCGGCCGTTACGAATGGATTGCGTCGGCGCGGCGCGCCGCCGATTTCCTGCGAGGCACGCTCTGCGAAGGCGGGCGGCTCCTCGCGACGTACAAGGACGGCCGCGCGCACCTCAACGCGTATCTCGACGATTACGCCTTTCTCGTCGACGCGCTGCTCGAGCTCGCCCAGAGCGACTTTCGCGCCGACGATCTCGCATGGGCGCGCGAGCTCGCCGACGTGCTGATCGCCCGGTTCGAAGACACCGCGAACGGCGGCTTCTGGTTCACCAGCCACGATCACGAGAAGCTCATCCAGCGGCCGAAGAGCGCGCACGACGGCGCGACGCCTTCGGGTAACGGTGTCGCGGCGCACGCGCTGCAGCGTTTGGCGCACCTCACGGGTGAGCCGCGCTATCTCGAAGCGGCGCAACGCGCGATCGCCGCCTTCTACGAAGACGCGAACGACGCGCCGAGCGCGCACGTGAGCCTGCTGACCGCGCTGGAAGAGTCGCTCGTCCCGCCGCGCATCGTCGTCGTTCGCGGTGACGAAGAGACCGCCCTCGCATGGCACGCCGCGCTCGCGCAGTCGTACCGTCCCGACACGATGGTCATTGCGATCGGTAATGACGCCGGCACGCTGCCCGCGACGCTGGACCATGCTTCGCCCGCGAGCGGCGCTGCAGCGTGGATCTGCGAAGGCGCGGCGTGTCGCGCGCCGGTGCACGCGCTCGACGACATTCAACAGGCCTTGGGCGCGCAGCGCGCCGGGTAA
- the ilvD gene encoding dihydroxy-acid dehydratase: MALNRRSHLITHGVARSPNRAMLRAVGFGDGDFEKPIIGVANGHSTMNPCNAGIQPLVDRAIAALHDAGAMPQMFGVPTITDGIGMGTEAMKYSLVSREVIADAIETAVNGQAMDGVLVCGGCDKNMPGGMIAILRMNVPAIYVYAGTIKPGKWKGQDLTIVSSFEAVGAFAAGKMSEEDFVGIEKNACPTVGACGGMYTANTMSSSFEALGMSLLGSSQLASPDPEKADSAGASAKTLVEAVKKNIKPRDIVTKKAIENAVALIMATGGSTNAVLHYLAIAHAAEIEWTIDDFERMRKKVPVLCDLKPSGKYVAVDFNRAGGVPQVLKMLLKAGLLHGDCLTITGRTMAEELEKIPDQPRQDQDVIRPFDKPLYAHGHLAILKGNLATEGCVAKITGLKSPKITGPARVFDSERETMDAIMAKKIKAGDVVVIRYEGPKGGPGMQEMLAPTGALIGQDLGDSVGLITDGRFSGGTWGMVVGHVAPEAYVGGTIALVQEGDSITIDADRLLIQLNVPDDELAKRRAAWKQPAPRYTRGALAKFMKLVSSASKGAVTD; the protein is encoded by the coding sequence ATGGCGCTGAACAGACGCAGCCATCTCATCACCCACGGTGTCGCACGCTCGCCGAACCGCGCGATGCTGCGCGCGGTCGGTTTCGGCGACGGCGATTTCGAGAAGCCGATCATCGGCGTCGCGAACGGGCACTCGACGATGAATCCGTGCAACGCCGGCATACAGCCGCTCGTCGATCGCGCGATCGCCGCTTTGCACGATGCGGGCGCGATGCCGCAGATGTTCGGCGTGCCGACGATCACCGACGGCATCGGCATGGGCACCGAGGCGATGAAATACTCGCTGGTTTCGCGCGAGGTCATTGCCGACGCCATCGAGACCGCGGTCAACGGCCAGGCGATGGACGGCGTGCTGGTCTGCGGCGGCTGCGACAAGAACATGCCCGGCGGCATGATCGCGATCCTGCGCATGAACGTGCCCGCGATCTACGTCTACGCCGGCACGATCAAGCCGGGCAAGTGGAAAGGGCAGGACCTCACGATCGTCAGCTCGTTCGAAGCGGTGGGCGCGTTCGCCGCGGGCAAGATGAGCGAGGAAGACTTCGTCGGCATCGAGAAGAACGCGTGCCCGACCGTCGGCGCGTGCGGCGGCATGTACACCGCGAACACGATGTCCTCGTCGTTCGAGGCGCTCGGCATGAGCCTGCTCGGCTCCTCGCAGCTCGCGTCACCCGATCCCGAGAAAGCCGATTCGGCCGGAGCGTCCGCGAAGACGCTGGTCGAAGCGGTGAAGAAGAACATCAAACCGCGCGACATCGTCACCAAAAAAGCGATCGAAAACGCGGTCGCGCTCATCATGGCGACCGGCGGCTCGACCAACGCGGTGCTGCACTACCTCGCGATCGCGCACGCGGCCGAGATCGAGTGGACGATCGACGACTTCGAGCGCATGCGCAAGAAGGTTCCGGTGCTGTGCGATCTCAAGCCCTCGGGCAAGTACGTCGCGGTCGATTTCAACCGCGCCGGCGGCGTGCCGCAGGTGCTGAAGATGCTGCTGAAGGCGGGCCTGCTGCACGGCGACTGCCTGACGATCACGGGCCGCACCATGGCCGAAGAGCTGGAGAAGATTCCGGACCAGCCGCGGCAGGACCAGGACGTCATTCGCCCCTTCGACAAGCCGCTGTATGCCCATGGCCACCTCGCGATCCTCAAGGGCAACCTCGCGACCGAAGGCTGCGTGGCCAAGATCACCGGTCTGAAGTCGCCGAAGATCACCGGACCCGCGCGCGTGTTCGACTCCGAGCGCGAGACCATGGACGCGATCATGGCGAAGAAGATCAAGGCCGGCGACGTGGTGGTGATCCGCTACGAAGGACCGAAAGGCGGCCCGGGCATGCAGGAGATGCTCGCGCCCACCGGCGCGCTCATCGGCCAGGACCTCGGCGACTCGGTCGGCCTCATCACCGACGGGCGCTTCTCCGGCGGCACGTGGGGCATGGTGGTCGGCCACGTCGCGCCCGAAGCGTACGTCGGCGGCACGATCGCGCTGGTGCAGGAAGGCGACTCGATCACCATCGACGCCGACCGGCTCCTCATCCAGCTCAACGTGCCGGACGACGAGCTCGCGAAGCGCCGCGCGGCCTGGAAGCAGCCCGCGCCGCGGTACACGCGGGGCGCGCTCGCCAAGTTCATGAAGCTCGTGTCGAGCGCGTCCAAGGGCGCGGTGACCGACTGA
- the lgt gene encoding prolipoprotein diacylglyceryl transferase: protein MLVHPQFDPVAVHLGPLAIRWYGLMYLVGFALIWWLGARRIAKNPGGVWTRKDLEDAMFYGILGTILGGRLGYVLFYKLSDYLAEPLKIFAVWEGGMSFHGGMLGVILAMCIFAWRRRQDWLAITDFVAPLVPLGLAAGRLGNFINAELWGRPTDVPWAMIFPNADNVPRHPSQLYELGLEGIALFILLFWYSSRPRPRGAVSGMFLIGYGTFRFIVEYTREPDSYLGLLAMGFSMGQWLSLPMIAAGIGFVAWAYRSRPQKAL, encoded by the coding sequence ATGCTCGTTCACCCTCAGTTCGATCCCGTCGCAGTGCATCTCGGTCCGCTCGCGATCCGCTGGTACGGTCTCATGTACTTGGTCGGTTTCGCCCTGATCTGGTGGTTGGGCGCCCGGCGCATCGCGAAAAACCCCGGCGGCGTGTGGACGCGCAAGGATCTCGAGGACGCGATGTTCTACGGCATCCTCGGCACGATCCTCGGCGGGCGGCTGGGCTACGTGCTCTTCTACAAGCTCTCCGATTACCTCGCCGAGCCGCTGAAGATCTTCGCGGTGTGGGAAGGCGGCATGTCGTTCCACGGCGGCATGCTCGGCGTGATCCTCGCGATGTGCATCTTCGCGTGGCGCCGCAGGCAGGATTGGCTTGCGATCACCGATTTCGTGGCGCCGCTCGTGCCGTTGGGGCTCGCGGCCGGCCGCCTGGGCAACTTCATCAACGCCGAGCTCTGGGGACGGCCGACCGACGTGCCGTGGGCGATGATCTTCCCCAACGCCGACAACGTGCCGCGCCATCCGTCGCAGCTCTACGAGCTCGGCCTCGAAGGCATCGCGCTCTTCATCCTGCTCTTCTGGTATTCGTCCAGGCCGCGCCCGCGCGGGGCCGTCTCGGGCATGTTCCTGATCGGCTACGGGACCTTCCGCTTCATCGTCGAATACACGCGCGAGCCCGACAGCTACCTGGGTCTGCTCGCCATGGGCTTCTCGATGGGGCAGTGGCTGTCGCTTCCCATGATCGCCGCCGGTATCGGTTTCGTCGCGTGGGCCTACCGCTCGCGACCGCAGAAGGCTTTGTAG